The Shewanella japonica genome has a window encoding:
- a CDS encoding tRNA-uridine aminocarboxypropyltransferase, whose amino-acid sequence MSRAFCQKCAYPQSACVCSSVKTVKVKTEVIVLQHPSEVEHAKNTVKLLCLTLPETQVVVGETAEDFAELQVYLQQASKPVYLVYPSETSQRASESNSPEDCIILLIDGTWRKAFKMLQLNPWLLDLPALHIEFEGVSQYRIRKAKRSDSLSTLEATAYMLQAINPTLDIAPMFAAFDAMVQHKLDAMPPAVRARYDQEQ is encoded by the coding sequence ATGAGCAGAGCTTTTTGCCAAAAATGTGCTTATCCACAGTCGGCGTGCGTGTGTAGCAGCGTGAAAACAGTGAAGGTCAAAACCGAAGTGATTGTGCTGCAGCACCCTTCAGAGGTTGAGCATGCTAAAAATACGGTTAAGTTATTGTGCTTAACCTTACCAGAGACTCAAGTTGTGGTAGGGGAAACAGCAGAAGACTTTGCTGAGCTGCAAGTGTATCTGCAACAAGCCAGCAAGCCTGTATATTTAGTCTATCCAAGCGAAACAAGCCAACGTGCTTCAGAGTCAAATTCACCTGAAGATTGTATTATTTTATTGATTGATGGCACTTGGCGAAAAGCCTTCAAAATGCTGCAGCTTAATCCTTGGTTACTTGATTTGCCGGCATTGCATATTGAGTTTGAAGGTGTGTCACAATATCGCATTCGTAAAGCGAAACGAAGTGATAGCTTGTCGACGCTTGAAGCGACAGCATATATGCTGCAAGCCATTAATCCGACATTGGATATAGCGCCAATGTTTGCAGCCTTTGATGCGATGGTGCAACATAAGCTAGATGCCATGCCGCCAGCTGTGCGTGCTCGTTATGATCAAGAACAATAA
- a CDS encoding ATP-binding cassette domain-containing protein: MDIKFNQFTALSHSLTLDIADWHIHNQSWGVFSAHGDIGSILGDLLCQQSAALFDNKLTNQPKDIEVLSGDMSISAHRIAQVSLTEQQRLLALELESDDTDFQDIVDTGTKVIELIKQALPAAGSRQTNNPEPIDALLTKLDLHSLQEQGFRELSTGETRRVMLAIAIASQPDFLVLDNPFSGLDIQHRDALSYYLSQLPIPMLLVFSREEDQPKWIDNIAIFSHGKLDRKMNKHDWEQHPVIAQITSQTQVQSELMLATMQRHRHQSHFNNPVFELKNGKVAYSDKTIFTDVNWRIDNGQHWQIKGPNGCGKSTLLGLIFGDHPQCYSNDIHIFGKKRGTGETIWEIKQHIGMVSSALHLQYRINCSATDVILSGFYDSIGLYQQASADQKAVAKDWLIMLHMIEYANTPIKQLDYSQQRLLLIARALVKQPTLLILDEPYQGLDYLGIRLVKKTLELIAKENLSQLLFVSHYHEDSIDSIDHYLTFVAKENGEGYRAVISE, from the coding sequence ATGGATATCAAATTTAATCAATTCACTGCATTGAGTCACTCTCTGACACTGGATATTGCCGATTGGCATATTCACAACCAGTCGTGGGGAGTGTTTAGTGCTCATGGTGATATTGGATCCATACTAGGCGATCTGCTTTGCCAGCAATCCGCTGCATTATTTGATAACAAACTGACTAACCAACCCAAAGATATTGAGGTGTTGTCAGGTGACATGAGTATATCGGCGCATCGCATTGCCCAAGTTTCATTAACCGAGCAGCAAAGGTTATTAGCCTTAGAGCTTGAAAGTGACGACACAGATTTTCAAGATATTGTCGACACAGGCACTAAAGTCATCGAACTGATAAAACAAGCACTGCCCGCAGCGGGTAGCAGACAAACCAATAACCCCGAGCCAATTGATGCACTACTGACAAAGCTAGATCTACACTCACTACAAGAGCAAGGGTTTCGAGAATTATCGACAGGGGAAACACGACGAGTCATGCTGGCAATTGCCATCGCCAGTCAGCCAGACTTTTTAGTGCTTGATAATCCATTTTCAGGGTTAGATATTCAACATCGAGATGCATTATCTTACTATTTAAGCCAATTACCAATCCCGATGTTACTGGTGTTTTCAAGAGAAGAAGATCAACCCAAGTGGATAGATAACATTGCTATTTTCAGCCACGGAAAGTTAGACAGAAAGATGAACAAACACGATTGGGAGCAGCACCCTGTCATCGCCCAAATAACCTCACAAACTCAGGTACAAAGCGAATTAATGTTGGCGACAATGCAACGACATCGCCACCAGAGTCATTTTAACAATCCGGTTTTTGAACTTAAAAATGGCAAAGTTGCCTATAGCGATAAAACGATTTTTACCGATGTGAATTGGCGAATTGATAACGGCCAACACTGGCAAATTAAAGGCCCAAATGGTTGCGGTAAGAGCACCTTGTTAGGGTTAATATTTGGCGACCACCCTCAATGCTATAGCAATGATATTCATATTTTTGGCAAAAAAAGAGGCACCGGCGAAACCATATGGGAAATTAAACAGCATATTGGCATGGTGTCTTCAGCACTCCACTTACAATATCGGATAAATTGCAGCGCGACAGATGTGATTTTATCAGGTTTTTATGACTCGATAGGCTTATATCAGCAAGCCAGTGCTGACCAGAAAGCTGTCGCAAAAGACTGGCTCATCATGCTGCACATGATTGAGTACGCCAATACACCGATAAAGCAATTAGACTATAGCCAACAACGATTATTACTGATTGCTCGAGCACTCGTTAAGCAGCCTACGCTACTGATTTTAGATGAGCCTTATCAAGGCTTAGATTACTTGGGAATACGTTTAGTTAAAAAGACCCTTGAGCTGATCGCCAAAGAGAACCTGAGCCAGTTATTGTTTGTATCCCATTATCATGAAGACAGTATCGATAGCATTGACCACTATTTAACATTTGTGGCCAAAGAAAATGGTGAAGGTTACCGAGCAGTGATTAGTGAGTAA
- a CDS encoding putative porin, whose protein sequence is MTINKISLSVILYLASCASFAADTSPSSSESSFHHQAEIGFLDTSESSDGLASATYSYFFQGVDQTDVPLELAPYLSQSSVVSARYATTDHQDLYALSGEYIFDSRFFIGGAYSLVTQEREWFDSSDEDTYEINAGYYFNPYAKVTLSYLTYSHSNTYSNSNHAWYDSYNSQSSEDYDAIAAKYEHYLPFEKTSGLMLTALVTYAEIKSKSHSAYTTYTVNGTDDLIPQMIESSNKGKHEETTLIIDADWYITNAWSVGASYKYLNYDSKSTFSYSSQSPEGFISDTSGYISDDSFNVYTVNTSYFWKFSKYISARASIEQLFIDSDSDTSFGIAINARF, encoded by the coding sequence ATGACTATCAATAAAATATCACTTTCGGTGATACTTTACCTTGCAAGCTGCGCCTCTTTTGCAGCAGATACCTCTCCATCAAGTTCAGAAAGTAGCTTTCATCACCAAGCCGAAATTGGGTTTCTTGACACCAGTGAAAGCTCAGACGGTTTAGCAAGCGCTACATATAGTTATTTTTTTCAAGGCGTAGACCAAACCGATGTCCCTCTTGAACTTGCACCGTATTTAAGCCAGTCATCTGTTGTTTCAGCTCGTTACGCTACAACAGATCACCAAGACCTTTATGCACTTAGTGGTGAATATATTTTCGATTCTCGCTTTTTTATTGGCGGTGCTTACTCCCTAGTAACACAAGAGCGTGAATGGTTTGATTCTAGTGATGAAGATACCTATGAAATCAATGCTGGCTACTATTTCAATCCATACGCTAAAGTTACGTTGTCATACTTAACTTACTCACACTCCAACACTTATTCAAACTCCAATCACGCTTGGTATGATTCATACAATTCTCAAAGTTCAGAAGATTACGATGCCATAGCCGCCAAATACGAGCATTACTTACCTTTTGAAAAAACGTCTGGTTTAATGCTAACTGCACTAGTGACCTATGCCGAAATTAAGTCGAAGTCTCACAGTGCATACACTACGTATACTGTTAACGGAACTGATGATTTAATTCCACAAATGATTGAGTCAAGTAATAAAGGGAAACATGAGGAGACGACGTTAATTATCGATGCAGACTGGTACATTACAAATGCTTGGTCTGTTGGTGCTAGCTATAAATATCTAAACTATGATAGTAAAAGCACTTTCTCATATTCAAGCCAAAGTCCAGAAGGCTTTATCAGCGACACGAGTGGCTATATTAGTGATGATAGCTTTAATGTTTATACAGTTAATACCAGCTATTTCTGGAAGTTCTCTAAATACATTTCCGCTAGAGCTTCAATAGAGCAGCTTTTTATTGATAGCGATTCAGATACCAGTTTCGGTATCGCGATTAACGCTCGTTTCTAG